The following proteins are encoded in a genomic region of Larus michahellis chromosome 30, bLarMic1.1, whole genome shotgun sequence:
- the UXT gene encoding LOW QUALITY PROTEIN: protein UXT (The sequence of the model RefSeq protein was modified relative to this genomic sequence to represent the inferred CDS: inserted 1 base in 1 codon) → MAAAGKAQRYEAFVSDVLQRDLRRVQAQRDGVFQQQAQVLQLRTALTRLQEAAAPLRTQVDLGCNFFVTAEVPCPQRVFVALGYGFFAELTVPEXLRHLDRRSRLLDRLSQSLTRDGAKIRAHIRLVLEGLRELQGLQDPPTTFDP, encoded by the exons atggcggcggcggggaaggcgCAGCGCTACGAGGCCTTCGTCAGCGACGTGCTGCAGCGCGACCTGCg GCGGGTGCAGGCGCAGCGGGACGGCGTCTTCCAGCAGCAGGCCCAGGTGCTGCAGCTCCGCACCGCCCTCACCCGCCTCCAG gaggcGGCCGCCCCCCTGCGCACCCAGGTCGACCTCGGCTGCAACTTCTTCGTCACAGCTGAAGT cccgtgcCCCCAACGCGTCTTCGTGGCCCTGGGCTACGGCTTCTTCGCCGAGCTGACGGTGCCCG GCTTGCGTCACCTCGACCGCCGCAGCCGCCTCCTCGACCG GCTCAGCCAATCGCTGACGAGGGACGGGGCCAAGATCCGGGCCCACATCCGGCTGGTGCTGGAG ggcctgCGGGAGCTTCAGGGTCTCCAGGACCCTCCGACGACCTTTGACCCCTGA